One region of Streptomyces rishiriensis genomic DNA includes:
- a CDS encoding YbhB/YbcL family Raf kinase inhibitor-like protein: MPANDPFARLPQAASFTVTSTTVTNGAAWPPEQHSSCLPGGKDTSPQLSWSGAPEGTKSYAVTVYDPDAPTGSGFWHWAVADIPATVTELPEGAGDDTGSQLPEGAYQLPNDARVARYTGAAPPAGHGPHRYVVVVHALDIPVTGVPADATPAVLGFTMAGHILGRAVLIATAETPA; this comes from the coding sequence GTGCCTGCCAACGACCCTTTCGCCCGCCTCCCCCAGGCGGCCTCGTTCACCGTCACCAGCACCACCGTCACCAACGGCGCCGCCTGGCCGCCCGAGCAGCACTCCTCCTGCCTGCCCGGCGGGAAGGACACATCCCCGCAGCTGTCCTGGAGCGGCGCCCCGGAGGGCACCAAGAGCTACGCCGTCACCGTCTACGACCCCGACGCCCCCACCGGCTCCGGGTTCTGGCACTGGGCGGTCGCCGACATCCCCGCCACCGTCACCGAGCTCCCCGAGGGCGCCGGCGACGACACCGGCTCACAGCTGCCCGAGGGTGCCTACCAGTTGCCCAACGATGCCCGCGTGGCCCGCTACACCGGCGCCGCCCCGCCGGCCGGACACGGGCCGCACCGCTACGTCGTCGTGGTGCACGCCCTCGACATCCCCGTCACAGGCGTCCCGGCCGACGCCACACCGGCCGTCCTCGGCTTCACCATGGCCGGTCACATCCTCGGCCGCGCGGTGTTGATCGCCACCGCCGAAACACCCGCCTGA
- a CDS encoding GntR family transcriptional regulator, translated as MSQTAHSPTPPGKQMLSEQVYAHLRDAIMRGDHSPGAPLKPQDLAKEQGVSLAVVREALVRVVGEGLADRLPNRGFAVPSFSDRRWQEIAEARRTVEPVVLRMSIERGDVEWEARVRAAHHRLVRTPAYVPEEGEYYTGAWAEAHRAFHRTLLEGCGNRVLLETFDRLWTASELARRWSAHRNPDRDGAREHRRLEEAVLARDADTAAAVLVQHLTLTAAALTDDSGQAT; from the coding sequence ATGAGTCAGACGGCGCACTCCCCGACCCCGCCGGGGAAGCAGATGCTCTCCGAGCAGGTCTACGCACACCTGCGGGACGCGATCATGCGCGGGGACCACTCCCCTGGCGCCCCCCTCAAGCCGCAGGATCTTGCCAAGGAGCAGGGCGTGAGCCTGGCCGTGGTGCGCGAGGCGCTCGTGCGGGTGGTCGGCGAGGGGCTCGCCGACCGGCTGCCCAATCGCGGTTTCGCAGTCCCGTCCTTCTCCGACCGCCGCTGGCAGGAGATCGCGGAAGCCCGCCGGACCGTCGAACCGGTCGTACTGCGTATGTCCATCGAGCGCGGCGACGTCGAATGGGAGGCCCGTGTGCGGGCCGCCCACCATCGTCTGGTTCGCACTCCGGCGTACGTGCCGGAGGAGGGCGAGTACTACACCGGCGCTTGGGCCGAGGCTCACAGGGCCTTCCACCGCACGTTGCTGGAGGGGTGTGGCAATCGCGTGCTGCTGGAGACCTTCGACCGGTTGTGGACCGCGAGTGAGCTGGCCCGCCGTTGGTCGGCACACCGCAACCCCGACCGGGACGGCGCCAGGGAACACCGCAGGCTGGAGGAGGCGGTGCTGGCCCGCGACGCCGACACAGCAGCCGCGGTTCTGGTCCAGCACCTCACCTTGACCGCGGCTGCTCTGACCGACGATTCAGGTCAGGCCACCTAA